The genomic window AGAAGAACCGTGACGACTACATCTGGTATGAGATCGCGATTCGCGTCAATGGGTCGTCGCAGATTTTCTCGATGGAGACCGGTGGACAGTGGGGACGGCCGCCCAAAGTGTTAACGAAGCGTCACCGGCACTCGCTTCAGCGGCCGGCACTTTAGGCCCGCCGGCCTGATCGGCAAAATCAACGGCGCCGGAGACTTCCCACAATGCTTACGATGCCAGCGCCTTCATCTCCGCATAGAGATCGGATTTACCTTCGAACCCGATGCCAGGAAGATCCGGCATGATGATGTGGCCGTTCTCGACCTTCACACCGTCGGGGAAGCCGCCGTAAGGCTGGAACAGATCCGGATAGCTTTCATTGCCGCCAAGGCCGAGGCCGGCCGCGATGTTCAGCGACATCTGGTGACCGCCGTGCGGAATGCAGCGGCTGGGCGACCAGCCGTGGGTCTTCAGCACATCAAGCGTGCGCAGATATTCACACAGACCATACGACAGTGCGCAATCAAACTGCAGCCAGTCGCGATCCGGCCGCATGCCACCGTAGCGAATGAGGTTACGCGCATCCTGATGGCTGAACAGGTTCTCACCCGTGGCCATCGGGCCGGGATAGAACTCCGCAAGTGAAGCCTGCAGGTGATAGTCGAGCGGATCGCCGGCTTCCTCATACCAGAACAGCGGATACTCGCGCAGCATCTTGGCGTAGGCGATCGCCGTTTCGAGATCGAAGCGGCCGTTGGCGTCGACTGCAAGCTGCGCCTGGTTGCCGATCTCCTTCAGCACGGCTTCGATACGCTCGCGATCTTCGGCGATCGGCGCACCGCCGATTTTCATCTTCACGACGTTATAGCCGCGATCGAGATAGCCGCGCATCTCACCGCGGAGCATCGAAAGGTCCTTGCCGGGATAATAGTAGCCACCCGCCGCATAGACGAACACGCGTGGATTGGCCTCGCGCTTGTGGCGCTCCGCCAGCAGGCGGAACAGCGGCTTGCCTGCGATCTTCGCAACCGCATCCCAGATCGCCATGTCGATGGTGCCGACGGCGACCGAGCGCTCTCCGTGGCCACCGGGCTTCTCATTCGACATCAACGTAGCCCACGCCTTGTCGGGGTCGATATTGTCGCCGGTGACATCAAGGAGCGTCTTCGGATCGGCTTCCAGAAGCCGGCGCGCAAATCTTTCGCGAATCAGTCCGCCCTGTCCGTAACGGCCGTTGGAGTTGAAGCCGTAACCGACCACTCGCTTGCCGTCGCGCACCACGTCGGTGACCACGGCGACCAGGCTCGTCGTCATCTTCGTGAAGTCGATGTACGCGTTGCGGATGGGAGACGAGATCGGCTTGGTGATTTCGCGAACATCGACGATACGAACGGACATTGACAACTGTCTCCTAAAGTTCCGGCGGCTGAATTTCTGTCGGGGGATGTCTACGACACGCCCCGGAAAGTTCAAGAGAAACAGCGATTTTTTGCGACGTTCGGCCTCTTTTCCGGCCCTTGGCGCCTGTGGTAAACAGCTTTTTTCAGAGAGTTTATTTTGGAGAACTGATGTTGCTGTCAGCGCTGCGATCTTTCCTGGTGGTTTGCGCGCTGCTGGCCGTGGCGCAATTGTCCGCGACGTCCGCCCACGCGGACAAACGCGTCGCACTGGTGCTTGGCATTTCCTCGTACGAACACGTCGCGAAGCTTCCGAACCCATCGAACGATGCCGGCGCAATGGCGAACCTGCTCAAAAAAGCAGGCTTCGATGTCGTCGAGACCTATCGGGATGTCGGCATTGCCGCCTTGCGCCGTGCCGTGGGCGACTTCTCGGACAAGGCGCAGGACGCCGATGTCGCCGTAGTATTCTATGCGGGTCACGGCATCGAGGTGGATGGGACGAATTATCTTGTTCCCGCCGATGCCAAGCTGGCGCGCGACTTTGACATCGAAGATGAAGCCCTGTCGCTTGACCGCCTGCTGAAGGCGATCGAGCCTGCAAAGCGCTTGCGGCTCGTCATGCTCGATGCCTGCCGCGACAATCCGTTTTCCAAGACCATGAAGCGCACCGTCGCCTCCCGCTCGGTTGGACGCGGTCTCGCGAAAGTCGAACCCACTGTCTCAGATACACTGATCGCCTTCGCCGCGAAGGCAGGTTCGGTCGCGCTAGATGGTGACAGCGCCAACAGCCCATTCACCACGGCACTGCTGGAAAATATTGCTGTCCCAGGCGTCGATCTGCGCATCGCGTTCGGCCGCGTCCGCGACTCGGTCATGGCGTCGACCGCCCGCAAACAGGAGCCGTATGTTTACGGCTCGCTCGGCGGCAATACGGTCGCCATTGTGGATGCCGCCGCATCGCCCGCTCTGGCCCAGAACAAGCCGGCCGCTGCCGCCACCCAGGTCGCTGCTGCGCCGACAGATCAATCCGTTACGCCGCGCGCGTCTGCCTCACCTGCTCCTTCATCAGCAGACATAGCGGAAGCTTGGCGTGCGGTCTCCGCAACCAACAATCCTACCGTGCTCGAGGCCTTCGTGCGCCGGTTCGGTGACAGTATCTATGGCGACCTTGCCCGTGCGCGCATGCAGGAATTGAAGGCGCAGGAGTTAAAGGTTGCCGCCGCGACGCCTGAACAACGTTCGCTGCAGACCGCGCAGAAGGCTGCCGCGCCTGCATCCTCATCGCCGGCGGCATCCGCTCCGGCAGCGACAGCGGCCTCAACTGCCACGGGTTATCTCGGTTGCTTCCAGGACCAGAGCAAACGCGATCTTGACGGGCATAATTTCTACGACCGCAATATGACCACGCAGCTGTGCATCTCGACCTGTCGCGAGAAAGGCTTCAGCCACGCTGGCACGCAATACGGATCATATTGCTTCTGCGGCAATAAGTTCGGCGCTTCTGGAACAGCCAATCATTGCAACGCCAAGTGCACCGGCAACCGCGATGAGACCTGCGGTGGCGCGTGGGCGAATTCGATCTACAAGGTGAACTGATCATTTTGCGGCGAGCGCGCTGTCGCGAACTCAAGCCGAAAACTTACTCGCAATAAAGCGGGCTATCGTCGACGCCAAAGCAGAATGGCGGAGACGCCGTCGGTGGTGTGATCTGCCGGCCAATGCTGTTCCGCTGCCAGAGCGCGCGCCGTTGCGCCTTGGTCAAATGCACGGCCCGGCGAGCACACTTGTCATTGGCGTCCTTGTCAGTCGCCACATTCCAGACCGCCTTGCTGCTGTCGGCTGCACACGTCAGCATCAGATTCTTGTTCACGCAGACATGCGCGCCATCGCTGTAAGTCTTGCTGTTGTAGACACAGGTGAGAGCGACCGGCGCTGCCGGAGCCGCAGCAGGCTTCTGCTCAGGCAAGGATTGCGCCATCGCGGGGGCACACAGCGCGACAAAAAGACAGGAGGCGAGAATATGCTTCATTCGATTTTATTAGCGCGCCGCTGCTTCATGAAAAAGACAATCGACGCGGGATGCTTAAGAACAATGATTAAAATTCAGGCGGATTGAAACGTTTGATCGATTGGACATTCTGGCCCGGCAACGATGTGCCGGGCCGGAACGCCTTAACTTACTTGGTCAGCGGGCAACCGCTGTCCTTGGCGGAGGGGAAAGCCTTGTCGCCGGGAACAGTCGAGATCAGCTTGTAATAGTCCCATGGTTTCTTGGATTCCGAGGGCTTCTTGACCTCGAACAGATAAAGATCGTGCACCATGCGGCCATTGGCGAGGACTTTGCCGCCCTGGGCGAAGTCATCGTTGACCGGAAGCTCCTTCAGCTTCTTGGCCACTGCATCGCTGTCCTTGGTGCCAGCGGCCTTCACCGCCTTCAGGTATTGCAGGGTGGCTGAATACGTACCGGCCTGAATCATGTTCGGCATGCGTCCCGTGCGCTTGAAGAAGCGCTGGGCCAGATCGCGGGTCTTGTCGTTCAGATCCCAATAATAGCCCTCGGTCAGCACAAGGCCCTGCGCGGCCTGCAGGCCAAGACCATGCACCTCAGCGAGCGTCAGCAGCAGGCCCGCAAGCTTTTGGCCGCCGGCCACGATGCCGAATTCCGCCGCCTGCTTCACCGAATTGGTGGTGTCGAGACCCGCATTCGCAAGACCGATGACCTTCGCCTTGGAATTCTGCGCCTGCAGCAGGAAGGAGGCGAAGTCAGATGAATTTAACGGGTGGCGAACGGCGCCGAGCACCTTGCCGCCCCGTGACTTGACGATGTTGCCGGTATCTTCTTCGAGCGAATATCCGAATGCATAGTCCGCGGTCAGAAAGAACCACGTATCGCCGCCAGCCTCCACCAGCGCACCGCCGGTACCGACGCCGAGCGCATGAGTGTCGAATGCCCAGTGGAAACCATAAGGCGTGCACGCATCGCCAGTGATACGCGACGTCGCGGCACCAACCACGATGTCGATCTTCTTCATCTGCTTGGATAGGTCTTGCACGGCGAGCGCGACCGATGACGTGGTCAGCTCGGTGATCATGTCGACGCCTTCGACCTCGTACCATTTGCGCGCAATGCTCACGGCGAGGTCAGGCTTGTTCTGGTGATCGGCCGAAACGATCTCGATCTTTTGGCCGAGCACTTCGCCACCGAAGTCCTCGACAGCCATCTTGGCGATCTCGACGGACCCCTTGCCGCCGTAGTCCGCATACACGCCGGACTGATCATTCAGAATGCCGATTTTGACCTGCGCTGCGGCCGGCAATGCCGTTGACACACAAAATGCTGCCACCGCGGCAGCAAGTATTTTCGATTTCATATATCGCTCCCAGTAAGCTTTCTTGTTTGAGGCTGTCCCTTTTATACGAGCGAAGCCCTTACGGTCATTCGACTTTAGCAGCGATTGTTAAGGCCGCTACGACATGATCTGGATTTTGCAGCGCACCCTCGGGTGCAACATTTGGCAATCCGGATTCTTTTGCGCCCGAGCAGAACTAGGCCAGACAACACGCAGGCTTTCTGAGCAATAAGGAAATTAATGCTTCGGCCTGAATCGGCCCGCCGATAGCTTGCGGAAGCGAACGCCTTTGCCATCGCTGAGCCGTGTCGCCTCATAGCCTCCATCGCGGATGGCATCGCGCTGTGGCCGGGCGTTTTCGGGGCTGCGTTCTTTTTCCCACCATGTCGCCCGCTGCGCAGCGCGCGGCAGCGCAAAGCCGAGAATGTCCTCGATCTGCTCGAATGTCAGAACCAGTTCGGTCGCGGCCTGCTGTGACAAATATTCGCGAAGCGGATCGTAGTCGCTCACCTAGTGTCCTGAATCCGAAGTTCGCCTCATAATGCAGCGCGTCCCGTTGCGAACTTCGGAATCAAAGGGACACTAGCAAGTCTATGATACTAGTGCCGCTTTTGGATTTGAAGTTCTTCATCGAGCTTGCGGCTTTACTTCAAATCCGCGGCACTCGTGTGGTTTAGGCTCAGAAGTTCGCTTGAAGCACTCGCCTAGAAAATGAAGCGAACTTCTGTACCACCACACTAGCGCTCCAGGTTTGAAATATGATCTGCCGATAGGTACGTTGCACCGGCAGTTTTGAACAGGGCTTTTTCGTGAAACTCTTTGTCTTCGGTCTCGGGTATAGCGGCAGATACATCGCCGAAAGGCATATGGCGAACGGACATCATGCAATTGGAACTGTGCGCTCGCGTCACAAGGCGGACGCGCTTTCAAGTTCAGGTTTGACCGCGCGGGTCTTTAGCCCGGATGAAAACGATAGCGATATCGAGTCCGATCTGGAGACGGCTGAGGCATTGCTAGTATCTGCGCCTCCCGCAGCCAACGGAGACCCTGTCCTTACTGCCTACGCACAACATATTGCCGCAGCCCCGCATCTGCGCTGGATCGGCTATCTCTCGACCGTTGGTGTCTATGGCAATCATGATGGCGGATGGGTCGACGAAGAAACGCCCGTCAACCCAGGCAATGCGCGCTCACACTACCGCGCTAAAGCTGAGAAGGCGTGGCTCGCATTCGGCGCAGAGAATGACCTCGCGGCGCACATCTTCCGGCTCGCCGGAATTTACGGCCCCGGCCAGAACCAGCTCGTGCAGTTGGCTAAGGGGACGGCACGCCGTGTGATCAAGCCTGGACAAATGTTCAACCGCATTCACGTCGAGGACATTGCGCGCGCGGTGGACGCATCGATGGACCGGCCGCGCGCAGGAAGAATCTACAAT from Nitrobacteraceae bacterium AZCC 1564 includes these protein-coding regions:
- a CDS encoding L-alanine-DL-glutamate epimerase-like enolase superfamily enzyme (product_source=COG4948; cath_funfam=3.20.20.120,3.30.390.10; cog=COG4948; ko=KO:K22209; pfam=PF13378; smart=SM00922; superfamily=51604,54826), which produces MSVRIVDVREITKPISSPIRNAYIDFTKMTTSLVAVVTDVVRDGKRVVGYGFNSNGRYGQGGLIRERFARRLLEADPKTLLDVTGDNIDPDKAWATLMSNEKPGGHGERSVAVGTIDMAIWDAVAKIAGKPLFRLLAERHKREANPRVFVYAAGGYYYPGKDLSMLRGEMRGYLDRGYNVVKMKIGGAPIAEDRERIEAVLKEIGNQAQLAVDANGRFDLETAIAYAKMLREYPLFWYEEAGDPLDYHLQASLAEFYPGPMATGENLFSHQDARNLIRYGGMRPDRDWLQFDCALSYGLCEYLRTLDVLKTHGWSPSRCIPHGGHQMSLNIAAGLGLGGNESYPDLFQPYGGFPDGVKVENGHIIMPDLPGIGFEGKSDLYAEMKALAS
- a CDS encoding putative caspase-like protein (product_source=COG4249; cath_funfam=3.40.50.1460; cleavage_site_network=SignalP-noTM; cog=COG4249; pfam=PF00656,PF01822; smart=SM00321; superfamily=52129,57095), which encodes MLLSALRSFLVVCALLAVAQLSATSAHADKRVALVLGISSYEHVAKLPNPSNDAGAMANLLKKAGFDVVETYRDVGIAALRRAVGDFSDKAQDADVAVVFYAGHGIEVDGTNYLVPADAKLARDFDIEDEALSLDRLLKAIEPAKRLRLVMLDACRDNPFSKTMKRTVASRSVGRGLAKVEPTVSDTLIAFAAKAGSVALDGDSANSPFTTALLENIAVPGVDLRIAFGRVRDSVMASTARKQEPYVYGSLGGNTVAIVDAAASPALAQNKPAAAATQVAAAPTDQSVTPRASASPAPSSADIAEAWRAVSATNNPTVLEAFVRRFGDSIYGDLARARMQELKAQELKVAAATPEQRSLQTAQKAAAPASSSPAASAPAATAASTATGYLGCFQDQSKRDLDGHNFYDRNMTTQLCISTCREKGFSHAGTQYGSYCFCGNKFGASGTANHCNAKCTGNRDETCGGAWANSIYKVN
- a CDS encoding hypothetical protein (product_source=Hypo-rule applied; cleavage_site_network=SignalP-noTM; pfam=PF07383; superfamily=57603), which gives rise to MKHILASCLFVALCAPAMAQSLPEQKPAAAPAAPVALTCVYNSKTYSDGAHVCVNKNLMLTCAADSSKAVWNVATDKDANDKCARRAVHLTKAQRRALWQRNSIGRQITPPTASPPFCFGVDDSPLYCE
- a CDS encoding branched-chain amino acid transport system substrate-binding protein (product_source=KO:K01999; cath_funfam=3.40.50.2300; cleavage_site_network=SignalP-noTM; cog=COG0683; ko=KO:K01999; pfam=PF13458; superfamily=53822); its protein translation is MKSKILAAAVAAFCVSTALPAAAQVKIGILNDQSGVYADYGGKGSVEIAKMAVEDFGGEVLGQKIEIVSADHQNKPDLAVSIARKWYEVEGVDMITELTTSSVALAVQDLSKQMKKIDIVVGAATSRITGDACTPYGFHWAFDTHALGVGTGGALVEAGGDTWFFLTADYAFGYSLEEDTGNIVKSRGGKVLGAVRHPLNSSDFASFLLQAQNSKAKVIGLANAGLDTTNSVKQAAEFGIVAGGQKLAGLLLTLAEVHGLGLQAAQGLVLTEGYYWDLNDKTRDLAQRFFKRTGRMPNMIQAGTYSATLQYLKAVKAAGTKDSDAVAKKLKELPVNDDFAQGGKVLANGRMVHDLYLFEVKKPSESKKPWDYYKLISTVPGDKAFPSAKDSGCPLTK
- a CDS encoding hypothetical protein (product_source=Hypo-rule applied): MSDYDPLREYLSQQAATELVLTFEQIEDILGFALPRAAQRATWWEKERSPENARPQRDAIRDGGYEATRLSDGKGVRFRKLSAGRFRPKH
- a CDS encoding nucleoside-diphosphate-sugar epimerase (product_source=COG0451; cath_funfam=3.40.50.720; cog=COG0451; pfam=PF01370; superfamily=51735) is translated as MKLFVFGLGYSGRYIAERHMANGHHAIGTVRSRHKADALSSSGLTARVFSPDENDSDIESDLETAEALLVSAPPAANGDPVLTAYAQHIAAAPHLRWIGYLSTVGVYGNHDGGWVDEETPVNPGNARSHYRAKAEKAWLAFGAENDLAAHIFRLAGIYGPGQNQLVQLAKGTARRVIKPGQMFNRIHVEDIARAVDASMDRPRAGRIYNVTDNEPAPPQDVVTFAANLCGCEPPHEVDIEKAGLTEMGRSFYAENKRVRNQRLRDELGVTLAYPTYREGLTALRAAGDGPN